From a region of the Labrus mixtus chromosome 5, fLabMix1.1, whole genome shotgun sequence genome:
- the ppp1cc gene encoding serine/threonine-protein phosphatase PP1-gamma catalytic subunit A codes for MADVDKLNIDSIIQRLLEVRGAKPGKNVQLQENEIRGLCLKSREIFLSQPILLELEAPLKICGDIHGQYYDLLRLFEYGGFPPESNYLFLGDYVDRGKQSLETICLLLAYKIKYPENFFLLRGNHECASINRIYGFYDECKRRYNIKLWKTFTDCFNCLPISAIVDEKIFCCHGGLSPDLQSMEQIRRIMRPTDVPDQGLLCDLLWSDPDKDVLGWGENDRGVSFTFGSEVVAKFLHKHDLDLICRAHQVVEDGYEFFAKRQLVTLFSAPNYCGEFDNAGAMMSVDETLMCSFQILKPAEKKKPNGSRPVTPPRNMVTKQAKK; via the exons TCAGAGGGGCAAAGCCGGGCAAGAACGTACAGCTGCAGGAGAACGAGATCCGAGGACTGTGCCTCAAATCCAGGGAGATCTTTCTCAGTCAACCCATTCTCCTGGAGCTGGAGGCGCCGCTCAAGATTTGTG GCGACATCCACGGGCAGTACTATGACCTGCTGAGGCTGTTTGAGTATGGGGGCTTCCCTCCAGAGAGCAACTACCTGTTTCTGGGCGACTATGTGGACAGGGGGAAGCAGTCTCTGGAAACCATCTGTCTTCTCCTGGCCTACAAAATCAAATACCCAGAGAACTTCTTCCTGCTTAGGGGAAACCACGAGTGTGCTTCAATCAACAGAATATACGGTTTCTATGATGAGT gtaaacgaaGGTACAACATCAAGCTCTGGAAGACCTTCACAGATTGTTTCAACTGTCTCCCTATTTCTGCCATTGTTGATGAGAAGATCTTTTGCTGCCATGGAG GACTGTCACCTGACCTCCAGTCCATGGAGCAGATCAGACGCATCATGCGCCCCACCGATGTCCCTGACCAGGGGCTGCTGTGCGACTTGCTCTGGTCTGATCCAGATAAGGATGTTTTGGGCTGGGGGGAGAACGACAGGGGTGTATCATTTACTTTTGGCTCAGAGGTGGTCGCCAAGTTCCTGCACAAGCATGACCTGGATCTGATCTGTCGCGCCCATCAG GTTGTTGAGGATGGCTATGAATTTTTCGCAAAGAGGCAGCTTGTCACTTTGTTCTCAGCGCCCAACTACTGCGGGGAGTTTGATAATGCTGGTGCCATGATGAGCGTGGATGAGACCCTCATGTGCTCCTTTCAG ATTCTGAAACCAGCCGAGAAGAAGAAGCCCAACGGGAGCCGTCCCGTCACCCCCCCTCGCAACATGGTCACCAAGCAAGCCAAGAAATGA
- the pptc7a gene encoding protein phosphatase PTC7 homolog gives MLSVLSYGRLVARAVIGGLSQTDSRDYSLVTASCGFGKDFRKGILKKGMCYGDDACFIARHRSADVLGVADGVGGWRDYGVDPSQFSGTLMKTCERLVKEGRFIPSNPVGVLTTSYYELLQNKVPLLGSSTACIVVLDRQRHRLHTANLGDSGFLVVRGGEVVHRSDEQQHYFNTPFQLSIAPPGAEGAVLSDSPDAADSSSFDVQLGDIILTATDGLFDNMPDYMILQELKKLKNSNYESIQQTARSIAEQAHVLAYDPNYMSPFAQFACDNGLNVRGGKPDDITVLLSIVAEYTD, from the exons ATGTTGTCCGTGCTGTCGTACGGGAGACTCGTTGCCAGAGCTGTCATCGGCGGACTCTCTCAGACAGACAGCCGTGACTACAGCCTGGTGACGGCAAGCTGCGGCTTCGGCAAAGATTTCCGCAAAGGCATCCTGAAGAAAGGGATGTGCTACGGGGACGACGCGTGCTTCATCGCCCGACATAGATCCGCGGATGTTTTGG GCGTAGCAGATGGAGTAGGCGGCTGGCGAGACTATGGAGTGGACCCGTCTCAGTTTTCAGGCACACTGATGAAGACGTGCGAGAGGCTGGTGAAGGAGGGGCGCTTCATTCCCAGCAACCCCGTGGGAGTCCTCACGACCAGCTACTACGAGCTGCTGCAGAACAAAGTGCCACTCCTGG GAAGCAGCACAGCCTGCATTGTGGTCTTGGACCGGCAGCGTCACCGGCTGCACACGGCCAACCTGGGAGACTCGGGCTTCCTGGTGGTCCGGGGAGGGGAAGTTGTCCACCGTTCAGATGAGCAGCAGCACTACTTCAACACGCCCTTCCAACTGTCCATCGCTCCCCCGGGGGCTGAAGGAGCCGTGCTCAGTGACAG CCCTGACGCCGCAGACAGCTCGTCCTTCGATGTCCAGCTTGGTGACATCATCCTCACCGCCACCGACGGGCTGTTTGATAACATGCCTGACTACATGATCCTGCAAGAGTTAAAGAAACTCAAG AATTCAAACTATGAGAGCATCCAGCAGACCGCACGGAGCATCGCAGAGCAGGCCCACGTGCTGGCGTATGACCCCAACTACATGTCGCCTTTTGCTCAGTTTGCCTGTGACAATGGACTGAACGTCAGAG GGGGAAagcctgatgacatcacagtgctACTCTCCATCGTGGCAGAATACACGGACTAA